A single window of Streptomyces sudanensis DNA harbors:
- a CDS encoding helix-turn-helix domain-containing protein, which translates to MDRAEERKCRTAGRRGPDREHPSVWCAYGKLVRLFRERAGLTQQALADAIGYSMEQVSSVERGRRPAKRAFTEAAERVLEAGGALRVLQEDVDRAKLPLFFQDFALLEAEAVSRFSYDPMLVPGLLQTEAYARALLEAHFPPLGEEVIEQHLAARLARQELLSRKNPSRKNSCVVFSFVIEEGALRRMVGGTTVMKEQLTYLHEQTRLRNIGVQVMPTQRGAHSRVNGQMVLLETLEHRRFVCIEAQGVVSIRSDRNEVSEFWLRYGMLRSQALYPEESAHLIERMAGEL; encoded by the coding sequence ATGGACAGGGCAGAGGAACGGAAGTGCCGGACGGCCGGACGGCGCGGACCGGACAGGGAGCACCCTTCGGTGTGGTGCGCGTACGGCAAGCTGGTCCGCCTCTTCCGCGAGCGGGCCGGTCTCACCCAGCAGGCCCTCGCGGACGCGATCGGCTACTCGATGGAGCAGGTCTCCTCGGTCGAGCGGGGGCGGCGCCCCGCCAAGCGCGCCTTCACCGAGGCCGCGGAACGGGTGCTGGAGGCGGGCGGGGCGCTGCGGGTGCTCCAGGAGGACGTGGACCGGGCCAAACTGCCGTTGTTCTTCCAGGACTTCGCCCTGCTGGAGGCCGAGGCCGTCAGCCGCTTCTCGTACGACCCGATGCTGGTGCCGGGGTTGCTGCAGACCGAGGCGTACGCGCGCGCCCTTCTCGAAGCGCACTTCCCCCCGCTGGGCGAGGAAGTGATCGAGCAGCACCTCGCAGCGCGGCTCGCCCGCCAGGAACTCCTGAGCCGTAAGAACCCGAGCCGCAAGAACTCGTGCGTGGTGTTCTCCTTCGTCATCGAAGAGGGCGCCCTCCGCCGAATGGTGGGGGGCACCACCGTGATGAAGGAGCAGTTGACGTACCTCCACGAACAGACCCGTCTGCGCAACATCGGAGTTCAGGTGATGCCGACACAGCGGGGTGCCCACAGCAGGGTGAACGGCCAGATGGTCCTGTTGGAGACACTCGAACACCGGCGGTTCGTCTGCATCGAGGCACAGGGGGTCGTGAGCATCCGATCCGACCGGAACGAGGTGAGCGAGTTCTGGCTGCGGTATGGAATGCTGCGGTCACAGGCTCTGTACCCGGAGGAGTCTGCCCACCTCATCGAGCGCATGGCAGGAGAGCTATGA
- a CDS encoding iron ABC transporter substrate-binding protein: MRRPLARTLTAIAAAVLLTPALAACGSDEPADLVIYSGRNENLVQPLIEKLEKHLGADVEVRYGDSAELSAQLLEEGDRTEAGLFLSQDAGALGALSKEQRLAPLPEATLGKVAPAHRGSAGDWVGVSGRVRVLAYHPGQVPTPPNSVHDLVKPEWKGKIGFAPTNASFQAFVTGMRVLEGDEATRTWLRGLKANAPKAYEKNTEVLEAVDKGEVAVGLLNHYYWYERVAEKGADKVAAKVHYLPGGDPGGLVNVAGAAVLKGAGAKQAAHARKAVDFLLSAESQRYFAEETKEYPLAAGVKTAEGVPSMESLQPPKIDLGRLDSLKQTLAMLQDVGLV; the protein is encoded by the coding sequence ATGCGCCGCCCCTTGGCCCGCACGTTGACCGCGATAGCCGCGGCCGTCCTGCTCACCCCGGCGCTCGCCGCCTGCGGCAGTGACGAACCGGCCGACCTCGTCATCTACTCCGGCCGCAACGAGAACCTCGTGCAGCCGCTCATCGAGAAGCTGGAGAAGCACCTCGGCGCCGACGTCGAGGTCCGCTACGGCGACAGCGCCGAACTCTCCGCCCAGCTCCTCGAAGAGGGCGACAGGACCGAGGCCGGCCTCTTCCTCTCCCAGGACGCCGGCGCCCTCGGCGCGCTCTCCAAGGAGCAGCGCCTCGCCCCGCTCCCCGAGGCCACCCTCGGCAAGGTCGCCCCCGCCCACCGCGGTTCCGCCGGCGACTGGGTCGGCGTCAGCGGCCGGGTCCGCGTCCTCGCCTACCACCCCGGCCAGGTCCCCACCCCGCCGAACAGCGTCCACGACCTCGTGAAGCCGGAGTGGAAGGGCAAGATCGGCTTCGCGCCGACCAACGCCTCCTTCCAGGCGTTCGTCACCGGCATGCGCGTCCTGGAGGGCGACGAGGCCACTCGCACCTGGCTCCGGGGCCTCAAGGCCAACGCGCCCAAGGCGTACGAGAAGAACACCGAGGTCCTGGAGGCCGTCGACAAGGGCGAGGTCGCCGTCGGACTGCTCAACCACTACTACTGGTACGAGCGGGTCGCCGAGAAGGGCGCCGACAAGGTCGCGGCCAAGGTCCACTACCTGCCCGGCGGCGACCCGGGCGGCCTCGTCAACGTCGCCGGCGCGGCCGTCCTCAAGGGCGCCGGCGCCAAGCAGGCCGCGCACGCCCGCAAGGCCGTCGACTTCCTCCTGTCGGCCGAGTCCCAGCGGTACTTCGCCGAGGAGACCAAGGAGTACCCGCTGGCCGCCGGCGTGAAGACGGCCGAGGGCGTCCCGTCGATGGAGTCCCTCCAGCCGCCGAAGATCGACCTCGGCAGGCTCGACTCCCTCAAGCAGACCCTCGCCATGCTCCAGGACGTCGGGCTCGTCTGA
- a CDS encoding ABC transporter ATP-binding protein: MNDLQVSGLVKAYGPGAPVLDGLDLTVRGGALAAVLGPSGCGKTTLLRVVAGFLKADAGTVTVAGRLLGGPGVHLPPERRRIGIVPQEGALFPHLSVARNIAFGLRDLDRPARRTRVGEMLDLVGLPGYGDRMPHELSGGQQQRVALARALAPRPHLVLLDEPFSALDSGLRGAVRAEVRAVLRESGATGLLVTHDQQEALSTADVVAVLRGGRVAQCAAPEELYRRPVDPWLASFVGDAVLVPGTADGDTATTALGRVPLAAAPAGRREGLVLLRPEQLRIVEPGGADAEGVVTDVRFFGHDALVTVAVDGLDGPVDVRAPAPLRVEPGRRVGVRLTGEATLHPHGD; the protein is encoded by the coding sequence ATGAACGACCTCCAGGTCAGCGGCCTGGTCAAGGCGTACGGGCCGGGAGCTCCGGTCCTCGACGGGCTCGACCTCACCGTCCGCGGGGGCGCCCTCGCCGCCGTCCTGGGCCCGTCCGGCTGCGGCAAGACGACCCTGCTGCGGGTGGTGGCCGGCTTCCTGAAGGCCGACGCCGGCACCGTCACGGTCGCCGGACGCCTCCTCGGCGGCCCCGGCGTCCACCTGCCGCCCGAGCGGCGCCGCATCGGGATCGTCCCCCAGGAGGGCGCGCTCTTCCCGCACCTGAGCGTCGCCCGGAACATCGCCTTCGGCCTGCGGGACCTCGACCGCCCGGCCCGGCGGACGCGCGTGGGGGAGATGCTCGACCTGGTGGGCCTGCCCGGCTACGGCGACCGCATGCCGCACGAACTCTCCGGCGGCCAGCAGCAGCGCGTGGCCCTCGCCCGCGCCCTCGCCCCGCGCCCCCACCTCGTCCTGCTCGACGAGCCGTTCAGCGCGCTCGACAGCGGACTGCGCGGCGCCGTGCGGGCGGAGGTCCGCGCCGTGCTCCGGGAGAGCGGCGCGACCGGCCTGCTCGTCACGCACGACCAGCAGGAGGCGCTCTCCACCGCCGACGTCGTCGCCGTCCTGCGCGGCGGGCGGGTGGCGCAGTGCGCCGCCCCCGAGGAGCTCTACCGCCGGCCCGTCGACCCGTGGCTGGCCTCCTTCGTCGGGGACGCCGTCCTGGTCCCCGGCACCGCTGACGGGGACACCGCCACGACCGCGCTGGGCCGCGTCCCGCTGGCCGCCGCCCCGGCCGGCCGGCGCGAGGGCCTGGTCCTGCTCAGGCCCGAACAGCTCCGGATCGTGGAACCGGGCGGCGCCGACGCCGAGGGCGTCGTGACCGACGTCCGCTTCTTCGGCCACGACGCCCTGGTCACCGTCGCCGTCGACGGCCTGGACGGACCGGTCGACGTCCGCGCCCCCGCCCCCCTGCGGGTGGAACCCGGCCGGAGGGTCGGCGTCCGCCTCACCGGCGAGGCCACCCTGCACCCGCACGGAGACTGA
- a CDS encoding secondary thiamine-phosphate synthase enzyme YjbQ, with protein sequence MSDAFTTRILNITTGRRETVHDLTEACAAFLGEVAAGRDGLLNVFTPHATAGVALIETGSGSDDDLLAALHTLLPADERWQHRHGSPGHGRDHVLPALVPPHATLPVVSGRLALGTWQSVCLVDTNKDNPDRQVRLSFLG encoded by the coding sequence ATGAGCGACGCATTCACCACCCGCATCCTGAACATCACCACCGGACGCCGCGAGACGGTCCACGACCTGACCGAGGCGTGCGCCGCCTTCCTCGGCGAGGTGGCGGCCGGCCGCGACGGCCTGCTGAACGTCTTCACCCCGCACGCCACGGCAGGCGTCGCCCTCATCGAGACGGGCTCCGGCAGCGACGACGACCTGCTGGCCGCCCTGCACACCCTCCTGCCCGCCGACGAGCGCTGGCAGCACCGCCACGGCAGCCCCGGCCACGGCCGCGACCACGTCCTGCCGGCCCTGGTCCCGCCCCACGCGACCCTCCCGGTCGTCTCCGGGCGCCTGGCGCTGGGCACCTGGCAGTCGGTGTGCCTGGTCGACACCAACAAGGACAACCCCGACCGCCAGGTGCGGCTGAGCTTCCTGGGCTGA
- a CDS encoding DUF397 domain-containing protein, which translates to MSVEQHTRQPGGLAWFKSSHSGTNGGDCVEVAASPGTVHVRDSKKTEATLAFSREQWAAFTAHARGASV; encoded by the coding sequence ATGAGCGTCGAACAGCACACCAGGCAGCCTGGTGGACTCGCTTGGTTCAAGAGCAGCCACAGCGGTACGAACGGCGGCGACTGCGTGGAGGTCGCCGCCTCTCCCGGCACCGTGCACGTCCGGGACTCGAAGAAGACGGAAGCGACGCTGGCCTTCTCCCGTGAGCAGTGGGCGGCGTTCACCGCCCACGCGCGCGGGGCCTCCGTCTGA
- a CDS encoding ABC transporter permease has translation MASPDAPVRPRDASRPAGAPAPAGRRRATGRPAWILVVPATAAALLAVLPLGYLAVRALERGPAHAWDVVADERTGQLLLRSLGLTAAVVAACLAIAVPLAWLTARTALPGARAWSVLVTLPLAVPSYVTAYAWLSAVPSLAGFTGSALALTLACFPYVYLPVAAALRGTDPGHEEAARSLGHGPCRTFLRVTLPQLRPAAAGGALLVALYVLSDFGAVSLMRYDTFTRGIYTSYRASFDRTPAAALSVVLVVMTVLLVTAETRTRGRADYARTGTGTARRAVPLALGRLKPLALAWCGAIVALAVGFPLATLGYWLAVGTSATWDPAALTTTALTTLGVAAAGAAVTTLLALPLGVIAARHRGRLAHLLEQAAYAGHAVPGITVALALVFLAVRYARPLYQETPLLVCAYAVLFLPVAVAATRAAVLQAPPVLDDVARSLGRTPLGVLREVTLPLAAPGVAAGAALTFVVCMKELPATLLLRPTGMDTLATRLWTETGTGSFAAAAPYAAALILLAAVPSYLLGRHRT, from the coding sequence ATGGCCTCACCGGACGCCCCCGTCCGGCCGCGTGACGCCTCCCGCCCGGCGGGTGCCCCGGCACCCGCCGGGCGGCGGCGCGCCACCGGCCGGCCCGCCTGGATCCTGGTCGTGCCCGCCACGGCCGCCGCCCTGCTCGCCGTCCTCCCCCTGGGCTACCTCGCCGTCCGCGCCCTCGAACGCGGCCCCGCCCACGCCTGGGACGTCGTCGCGGACGAGCGGACCGGCCAACTCCTCCTGCGCAGCCTCGGCCTGACCGCCGCGGTCGTCGCCGCCTGCCTGGCCATCGCCGTCCCCCTCGCCTGGCTCACGGCCCGCACCGCGCTGCCCGGCGCCCGCGCCTGGTCCGTCCTGGTCACCCTGCCGCTGGCCGTGCCGAGTTACGTCACCGCCTACGCTTGGCTGTCCGCCGTGCCGTCGCTGGCCGGCTTCACCGGATCGGCCCTCGCCCTCACCCTGGCCTGCTTCCCGTACGTCTACCTGCCCGTCGCCGCCGCGCTGCGCGGCACCGACCCCGGGCACGAGGAGGCGGCCCGCTCCCTCGGCCACGGCCCCTGCCGCACCTTCCTGCGCGTCACCCTGCCCCAGCTGCGGCCCGCCGCGGCGGGCGGCGCCCTCCTCGTCGCGCTGTACGTGCTCTCCGACTTCGGCGCCGTCTCCCTCATGCGGTACGACACCTTCACCCGGGGCATCTACACCTCCTACCGCGCCAGCTTCGACCGCACCCCGGCCGCCGCGCTCAGCGTCGTCCTGGTCGTCATGACCGTGCTGCTCGTCACCGCCGAGACCCGCACCCGGGGCCGCGCCGACTACGCCCGCACCGGCACCGGCACCGCCCGGCGGGCCGTCCCCCTCGCCCTCGGACGCCTCAAGCCCCTCGCCCTCGCCTGGTGCGGCGCGATCGTCGCCCTGGCCGTCGGCTTCCCGCTCGCCACGCTCGGCTACTGGCTCGCCGTCGGCACCTCCGCCACCTGGGACCCGGCCGCGCTGACCACCACCGCCCTCACCACCCTCGGCGTCGCCGCCGCGGGCGCCGCCGTGACCACCCTGCTCGCGCTGCCGCTCGGCGTCATCGCCGCCCGCCACCGCGGCCGCCTCGCCCACCTCCTCGAACAGGCCGCCTACGCGGGCCACGCCGTGCCGGGCATCACCGTCGCGCTCGCCCTGGTGTTCCTCGCCGTCCGCTACGCGCGCCCGCTCTATCAGGAGACACCCCTGCTGGTCTGCGCGTACGCGGTGCTCTTCCTGCCCGTCGCGGTCGCCGCCACCCGCGCCGCCGTCCTCCAGGCGCCGCCCGTCCTCGACGACGTCGCCCGCTCCCTGGGGCGCACCCCCCTCGGCGTGCTGCGGGAGGTCACCCTGCCGCTCGCCGCGCCCGGCGTCGCGGCCGGCGCCGCCCTCACCTTCGTCGTCTGCATGAAGGAACTCCCCGCCACACTGCTGCTGCGCCCCACCGGCATGGACACCCTGGCGACCCGGCTGTGGACCGAGACCGGCACCGGGTCCTTCGCCGCCGCCGCCCCCTACGCCGCCGCGCTGATCCTGCTGGCCGCCGTCCCCTCGTACCTCCTCGGAAGGCACCGCACATGA
- a CDS encoding AMP-binding protein yields MTLLPAPPVDGHALPLARDLARHGDRTALVTAGGEVSYRDLAARVEEAARRLGPERRLVLLPGANETGALVAYLAALAAGHPVLLVPGDHPEAVAALTAAYDPDVVVRPEAGGEWRIEERRAVSAHALHPDLALLLSTSGSTGSPKLVRLSYENLQANAESIAAYLGIRGTDRAATTLPMHYCYGLSVIHSHLLRGAGLVLTGLSVADACFWDLFRSARGTALAGVPYTFDLLDRVGFADMDLPHLRYVTQAGGRLAPERVARYAALGRRRGWDLFVMYGQTEATARMAYLPPALAAEHPGAIGVPVPGGSFRLEPVEDAPDGVGELVYTGPNVMLGYASTPGDLALGRTVDALRTGDLARRTEAGLYEIVGRRSRFLKILGLRVDPQRIEAMLERHGQAALCTGDDERIVLAVVRAPGWDERRVRGIVAEECGLPARAVHVHLVRELPRLPTGKPDYRAVRALDGPAGETAAKAPPAEEGVTPESLCALYARLLDRPDATPDDSFVSLGGDSLSYVETSLHLEQRLGRVPPQWHTATIRELAGHAPASGPGGRARRRSVETSVALRAVAIVCVVGSHIRLFELRGGAHLLLAVAGFNFARFLLSSPGRRERARRSLRSVARIAVPTMAWTAAALLVTDDYDLSNVLLLHNALWPEAMGPGIHLWFVEALVYILLVVTALLAVPAVHRLERRLPYGLPAALAGLGLLARYELVGLPARAQMTDAVTVFWLFALGWAAARSRTVPQRLLVTVAALAAVPGFFPGEPRREAFVMVGFCLLAWFPTLPSTRRLNRAAGLLASSSLAIYLTHWQVYPVLDGVSKHLALVASLLFGIGYAAATGRLARRLPTLRAAGRRAATRLGRRYPALGRRYPAARG; encoded by the coding sequence GTGACGCTCCTCCCCGCCCCGCCCGTCGACGGCCACGCCCTGCCCCTCGCCCGCGACCTCGCACGCCACGGCGACCGCACCGCCCTGGTGACGGCCGGCGGCGAGGTCTCGTACCGCGACCTGGCGGCCCGGGTCGAGGAGGCGGCGCGGCGGCTCGGCCCGGAGCGGCGGCTGGTCCTGCTGCCCGGCGCCAACGAGACCGGGGCGCTCGTGGCGTACCTGGCCGCGCTGGCGGCCGGCCACCCGGTGCTGCTGGTGCCCGGCGACCACCCCGAGGCGGTCGCCGCCCTCACCGCCGCGTACGACCCCGACGTGGTGGTCCGCCCGGAGGCGGGCGGCGAGTGGCGGATCGAGGAGCGCCGGGCCGTCTCCGCGCACGCCCTCCACCCCGACCTGGCGCTGCTGCTCAGCACCTCCGGCTCCACCGGCTCCCCGAAGCTGGTGCGGCTGTCGTACGAGAACCTCCAGGCGAACGCCGAGTCGATCGCCGCGTACCTCGGCATCCGCGGCACCGACCGGGCCGCGACCACCCTGCCGATGCACTACTGCTACGGGCTGTCGGTGATCCACAGCCACCTGCTGCGCGGCGCCGGGCTCGTCCTGACCGGCCTCTCGGTGGCCGACGCCTGCTTCTGGGACCTCTTCCGGTCCGCCCGCGGCACCGCCCTGGCCGGCGTCCCGTACACCTTCGACCTGCTCGACCGGGTCGGCTTCGCCGACATGGACCTGCCCCACCTGCGGTACGTCACCCAGGCGGGCGGGCGGCTGGCGCCCGAGCGGGTCGCCCGGTACGCCGCGCTGGGGCGGCGGCGCGGCTGGGACCTGTTCGTCATGTACGGGCAGACGGAGGCGACCGCCCGCATGGCGTACCTGCCGCCCGCCCTGGCCGCCGAGCACCCCGGCGCGATCGGCGTCCCGGTCCCCGGCGGCTCGTTCCGCCTGGAGCCGGTCGAGGACGCGCCCGACGGCGTGGGCGAACTCGTCTACACCGGCCCGAACGTCATGCTCGGCTACGCCAGCACCCCCGGCGACCTCGCCCTCGGCCGCACGGTCGACGCCCTGCGCACCGGCGACCTCGCCCGCCGCACCGAGGCCGGCCTGTACGAGATCGTCGGGCGCCGCAGCCGCTTCCTGAAGATCCTCGGCCTGCGCGTCGACCCGCAGCGGATCGAGGCGATGCTGGAACGGCACGGGCAGGCCGCCCTGTGCACGGGGGACGACGAGCGGATCGTCCTCGCCGTCGTCCGCGCGCCCGGGTGGGACGAGCGGCGGGTCCGCGGGATCGTGGCGGAGGAGTGCGGCCTGCCCGCCCGCGCCGTCCACGTCCACCTGGTGCGCGAACTGCCCCGGCTGCCCACGGGGAAGCCCGACTACCGGGCCGTGCGCGCCCTCGACGGCCCGGCCGGGGAGACCGCGGCAAAGGCGCCCCCGGCGGAGGAGGGCGTGACCCCGGAATCCCTGTGCGCGCTGTACGCGCGGCTCCTGGACCGCCCGGACGCGACGCCCGACGACTCCTTCGTCTCCCTCGGCGGCGACTCCCTGTCGTACGTGGAGACCTCGCTCCACCTCGAACAGCGCCTCGGCCGGGTGCCGCCCCAGTGGCACACCGCCACCATCCGCGAACTGGCGGGGCACGCCCCGGCGTCCGGACCGGGCGGCCGGGCGCGGCGGCGGAGCGTCGAGACCAGCGTCGCCCTGCGCGCGGTGGCCATCGTGTGCGTCGTCGGCTCGCACATCCGCCTCTTCGAGCTGCGCGGCGGGGCCCACCTCCTGCTCGCCGTCGCCGGGTTCAACTTCGCCCGGTTCCTCCTGTCCTCGCCCGGACGCCGCGAACGGGCGCGCCGCTCCCTGCGCAGCGTCGCGCGGATCGCCGTCCCCACCATGGCCTGGACCGCCGCCGCGCTCCTCGTCACCGACGACTACGACCTGTCCAACGTCCTGCTCCTGCACAACGCGCTCTGGCCGGAGGCGATGGGCCCCGGGATCCACCTGTGGTTCGTCGAGGCCCTCGTCTACATCCTGCTGGTCGTGACGGCGCTGCTCGCCGTCCCCGCGGTCCACCGCCTGGAGCGCCGCCTGCCGTACGGGCTGCCGGCCGCCCTGGCCGGCCTCGGCCTGCTCGCCCGCTACGAACTGGTGGGCCTGCCGGCCCGCGCCCAGATGACCGACGCGGTCACCGTCTTCTGGCTCTTCGCCCTCGGCTGGGCCGCGGCCCGGTCCCGCACGGTGCCCCAGCGGCTCCTGGTGACCGTCGCGGCCCTCGCCGCCGTCCCCGGGTTCTTCCCCGGCGAGCCGCGCCGGGAGGCGTTCGTCATGGTGGGCTTCTGCCTCCTGGCGTGGTTCCCGACCCTGCCGAGCACCCGCCGCCTCAACCGGGCGGCCGGCCTACTCGCGAGCAGTTCGCTCGCCATCTACCTGACGCACTGGCAGGTCTACCCGGTCCTCGACGGCGTCTCGAAGCACCTGGCGCTCGTCGCGTCCCTGCTCTTCGGCATCGGGTACGCCGCGGCGACCGGCCGGCTCGCCCGGCGCCTGCCGACGCTCCGGGCCGCCGGGCGCCGCGCCGCGACCCGCCTCGGGAGGCGGTACCCGGCGCTCGGGAGGCGGTACCCGGCGGCCCGGGGCTGA